A part of Aegilops tauschii subsp. strangulata cultivar AL8/78 chromosome 2, Aet v6.0, whole genome shotgun sequence genomic DNA contains:
- the LOC109768641 gene encoding F-box/kelch-repeat protein At3g06240 yields the protein MRSRATALIWHPWHPVACMVDDLSSSSTGSCRELWRSVRGVQLVGTCNGLLCLCNNEGMPGGVITLVNPAISDMLPLPPLPSADKFIGSFHWMNWHEAYSFAYQPTSGRYKMVHVPCSFGHVCEFNGVRVLTLGETSWREVPTLPEGGARCNLGAGIVSIDGATHWITRGATTRVVSFDLEDEHITSITELPTRAAGPCHFHLTEVHGRLGIVIHDLSVTTEVWIMEKGRRWSRRYSFRRQHLPRPHFVYGEYVLTREESSLYVHYRKKGPSLSGEVVQVGHRDQGTLVAELKVNYSHSQYRTFAYVQTTEPLSVYEPNKY from the coding sequence ATGCGGAGCCGCGCCACGGCCCTCATCTGGCACCCCTGGCACCCCGTCGCCTGCATGGTCGACGACCTGTCCTCGTCGTCCACCGGGAGCTGCAGGGAGCTGTGGAGGAGCGTCAGGGGCGTCCAGCTGGTCGGCACGTGCAACGGCCTTCTTTGCCTATGCAACAACGAGGGGATGCCAGGTGGCGTTATCACCCTTGTCAACCCGGCCATCAGTGACATGCTGCCCCTCCCACCGCTGCCATCCGCCGACAAGTTCATCGGGAGCTTCCACTGGATGAACTGGCACGAGGCGTACAGCTTTGCGTACCAGCCGACGTCGGGGCGGTACAAGATGGTGCACGTCCCATGCAGCTTCGGCCACGTGTGTGAGTTCAATGGCGTGCGTGTGCTCACGCTGGGGGAGACATCATGGCGGGAGGTGCCGACCCTCCCTGAGGGCGGGGCGAGGTGCAACCTTGGAGCTGGCATTGTCAGCATCGACGGCGCAACACACTGGATCACACGGGGCGCCACCACGAGGGTCGTGTCATTTGACCTCGAAGACGAGCACATCACTTCCATCACAGAGCTGCCCACACGGGCGGCCGGGCCTTGTCATTTCCACCTGACGGAGGTACACGGGAGGCTGGGCATTGTTATCCATGACCTCTCTGTCACGACGGAGGTCTGGATTATGGAGAAGGGACGGCGATGGAGCCGCCGATACAGCTTCAGACGGCAACACCTACCACGGCCACATTTCGTGTACGGCGAGTATGTTCTCACACGAGAGGAGTCATCATTGTATGTTCACTACAGAAAGAAAGGCCCATCATTGTCCGGCGAAGTGGTGCAAGTCGGGCATCGGGATCAGGGGACGCTGGTTGCGGAGCTAAAGGTCAACTATTCCCACAGTCAGTATAGGACATTCGCCTACGTGCAAACAACCGAACCACTAAGTGTTTATGAGCCCAATAAATATTAA
- the LOC109768640 gene encoding F-box protein At3g07870-like encodes MAMDDAAGCCDLPTDVLVEILLRLPPSSRRRARLVCRHWHDVVSEHTTEMRSRAKALLWWNAVAYVVDDLSSSSTGSCRELWRSDGRSKLVGTCNGILCLCNNEEMTGGAITLVNPATKKTLPLPLLPCADKFIGHSRSRNWDEAYSFAYHPTTGRHKVVHVPCSFGHVCEFNGVHVLTLGDTLWREVPTSLEGRARCNLGSGIVSIDGITHWVTKGAATRVVSFDLEDELITSLTELPAQPAGPDHARLTEVHGRLGIVTHDRSVTTEVWIMEKGRRWSRRYSLRRQYLPWPHFVYGEYILTREESSLHVHHRRRGPSLSGEVVQVGQRDHGTLVANMKGANLYSQCRTFAYVETTEPLSAYEANKY; translated from the coding sequence ATGGCCATGGACGATGCGGCGGGATGTTGCGACTTGCCCACGGACGTCCTGGTGGAGATCCTGCTACGGCTGCCGCCGAGCTCCCGGCGCCGGGCCCGCCTCGTGTGCCGGCACTGGCACGACGTCGTCAGCGAGCACACCACGGAGATGCGGAGCCGCGCCAAGGCCCTCCTCTGGTGGAACGCCGTCGCCTACGTCGTCGACGACCTGTCCTCGTCGTCCACGGGGAGCTGCAGAGAGCTGTGGAGAAGCGACGGCCGCTCTAAGCTAGTCGGCACGTGCAACGGGATCCTCTGCCTTTGTAACAACGAGGAGATGACAGGTGGCGCCATCACCCTGGTCAACCCGGCCACCAAGAAGACGTTGCCCCTCCCGCTGCTGCCTTGCGCCGACAAGTTCATCGGGCACAGCCGCTCGAGAAACTGGGACGAGGCATACAGCTTCGCGTACCACCCGACGACGGGGCGGCACAAGGTGGTGCACGTTCCATGCAGCTTCGGACACGTGTGCGAGTTCAACGGTGTGCATGTGCTCACGTTGGGGGATACGTTATGGCGGGAGGTGCCGACCAGCCTTGAGGGTAGGGCAAGGTGCAACCTCGGCTCTGGCATCGTTAGCATCGACGGCATAACACACTGGGTTACGAAGGGTGCGGCCACGAGGGTCGTGTCGTTTGACCTCGAGGACGAGCTCATCACTTCCCTCACAGAGCTCCCTGCACAGCCAGCCGGGCCTGATCATGCCCGCCTAACGGAGGTACATGGAAGGCTGGGCATTGTCACCCATGACCGCTCTGTAACTACCGAGGTGTGGATTATGGAGAAGGGCCGCCGGTGGAGCCGCCGGTATAGCCTCCGGAGGCAATACCTTCCGTGGCCTCATTTCGTGTATGGTGAGTACATCCTGACACGAGAGGAGTCATCGTTGCATGTACACCATAGAAGGAGAGGCCCGTCATTGTCCGGTGAGGTGGTGCAGGTTGGCCAGCGGGATCATGGGACGTTAGTTGCAAATATGAAGGGTGCTAATTTGTACAGTCAGTGCCGGACATTCGCCTACGTCGAAACAACAGAGCCACTAAGTGCTTATGAGGCCAATAAATATTAA